AATGCAGGCGTTCCTATGTTTGGTCTTGTTACTGCATCTACTGtggtaaatttatttacagtTTACTATAATGTTTAAACAATCcttaattatatgcaaattgCATGTTTGTATCTCAGTctttaaaatacttttaattcAAGcacataaaattttatctaatatcaaaatgtaacgatattatttaattacattataacaGGCTATCTATGATGATATACTGTGTCTCGATCCAACGTGTGGTGAAGaattaaattgtaataataacacATTACCTTGTGAAAATCGTGGCATTATAGTACAAGCATCTCTTCCACAGCTTGAACAAATTTCAGAATTTTTCTTAGTAGGAAATTTAAGTATGGAACATATTACTAATGCTATAGAAGTCATAAAACAAGctaataaagatatatgtcCACTATTACAACAATGCCTAGTTAAATCAGTTTTTAAAGTATTCAAAGAAACAGagcataagaaaaaagaaattaaataaaatatttatttataacaaaatttttagactaaaaatcaaatgattataagaaaaaataataatacaactATCCCCACTGAAttagtttattttatctttacatTCATATGGtatataattactaataatttctcatatttctgtttttatactatatatataacaccCAGATAActgatttttgaaattattttatgtagaTATCCCATTTTGTGGATATTCCTATCTTACTAAATAGTATGctaaaaaaagtttaatttaaatataaaatataatatataaacacacattaTCTACTCATTTGTATCTCTGTCTAGCAGGAGTATATTAGAGGCCATCATAATAAATTCAGGCCATAAAAGtactgtatttataaatttaacaatattgtaacagatctttttttttagtatcatGCTACTATACATTATCattctttataatatactatttaaACCTGAatgttgaaatataaataaatgatgtaaaataattaatcattaaagaACAAGCTGTCAAAAATAGAAGATctttaaagatattatatcccttttttatataattatactttatgGTACTGTTAATATTTGATGTAGTtctttatacaatattaatttgcTTCATTTACAGTGTCTTTCTAATAAAACATCTTCGCTAAAagtaatttattcatttatatttaatatagaaatattttagtttgtaaattttctttttatgtcaCCAATAAtgctataattataaaaaagctCTTGAAACAGTAATGTACTATCTACCTTTATTGCTGCCATactctttcattaattaatcccTACTACGATTAGCATTTATGCATAGTTCTTCATAAgtacttaaaataaatatgagtaCTTGAAAAAGTAATAGGCATGCtacttaaatacatatacattgtGTATCACTAAGATCACACAAAGATTATTTATCACCAATTGTTACATGATCAGGAAGTACTAttctgaaaaaatataatcaaatgaattttggtctattaataaattatataactattgtaaatcataaattaaaggtttttatattgtaatatttgagatacttactttattattataaaagattcgTATATATGAATTCCATTAAATGTTAGAGATTCAACTACTCTAAATGAGTATGCccattttctaatttatttgacacttgtttattattttcatcttcataCTTTCTCCTTGGTAATGCAATTTCAAGAGATGGTTTAACTTTTGTTAAAGGACATTTAGTCAACAGATAATCATATAAATAGCATAATAATTTAGACAAAAAAGGGCACAATAATCCCTGATGTACAAATGCACCCATTCTATAGTTTTGTCCTTCAAATGGATCTAAGACTGCTGAACATAACATATGGCTGAGATTCACTTGCACAGGCTATATAggacataataaaatatactgtAAGTACCAAAActagttatataaaatataaattataaaataaaaatatatatatcataccaAAGCAATAAGTTGCAAAATCCAGAAGTGATATGCTAGATTAAAACCATAACTTAAAATTGACCAGTTCAAATCTGACAAAGGTTCAACATTGTATactcctaaaaaaaaaaaaaaaaaaaattacatataaaaaaatctattgaaaaataaataacatgataatatataataaaaaattttattagctATTACCTCCAATTCTTAATAAGTAATATGGTATTACTAACATTAAACCATGTTGAATATAGTATACTGCTTTATCTGGAAATATCTAAAAgataaattcatattattttatatttctattcttccatatttaaaattaaatattatcatcattattattatttactcttCGAGATTCTGTTTCTGGGAACAGAAATGCTAGCACAGGACCATTCATAAGATTTAGATGTATTCGGAAAATACTTGTCACCATAGGACTTGGATCTGCTGctaatagatatatctatacaaataaaaaattaataacagataaaaaattgtaatgttaaatataaagaaagtattaaaatatttacctgCATAGCAGTAGTAATATGACAAggatttaacaaataaataatagtacgACTTGTAAATTTAAAACCAATTTCTACGCCCAGAACCATagacataataattaataaaacttttttaccAAGTCTATCTTGATTAATATATGGTAATCTCTTTggtaatgttatttttttaaaacccCATACccaaaatgatataataaatatagatacaaaagctgtttcaattatttttctttttgtacttAAGTAATGTGCACATTCTGGACCAACATTCCTTGGTATAGAACTGTTAACACCATCATAAGCCCACTCAAACATTATCAATAATAgttgatattttgtaaatttataaaataaaacgattattttttttagtcaTACAGTTATGACTATCacagtttaaaaatatatgtgtgtgtgtgtgtgtgtgtgtgtgtgtgtgtgtgtgtgtgtgtgtgtatgtatatatgtagttcACTGGTaagttttaacaaaattatttaaaacattgCACACCACTACGTTCTGCAATACAATGTACAACTATTTAAAATTGAGCCCATATTTGTACTGTATTTTATATCAAGCTGAACATCTTTACTTGTTACGCATATACGTCggtatattattaaatctataTCATTAACTCGTGATATAAGAGTATCTACTGAATGCAAAAAAGCCGTACAGTTCTAGAAATAGCACCTCTACCATCAACGGGTAGCTAAGAAGGAAGCTGAGCTTCTGCGGAAGATAAAGGATTCGTATATAGTACCAGGACGATAGTAGTAATTCACTGATGTCGCTAGTAGGAATTGCTTACTTTAAAGCACCAACAAGTGATAGTATATCATTCTATAATATAACgttaaattattgtataaaagaTTTCACTTATTTCTTTGGACAAATCTGTTTGCATaaaactatttaaaatatatatgatattggttattgatataataaacttAAGGTGAATGAGGCAAAGTATTTTAGTGATATTTAAAAGATGCAATTTTTGCGGGAAAGTAAAATCAGCCAATCAGATAACAGTTCTTTCTATCATACATACAATTATGCAGctatattatgtaatttaatagaaattcagaaattaaaaatatttataataattctaatttaaataACCGTTAATCTAGTgtgatttcttttaataactttACAGTGCTAATGGATTAATTTTGAATTACAAGCGGCTCGAAACGTAAATAACGCATGTTATTTTCAACAATCGTTCATTAGTTGGCGCCATAtgtcatacatatatttatgaaatcgTTGTCAAGGTTACGTATAAATTGATTATCATAACATATCATTTTTTGGATACGTTGCAATTTATACTAagtattttaatactttttaaaaaatgtcaatGCACGCAACACCGATACTCTACTTAAACATGGGTGGTGAAATGCTGTATGTTTTACGACAAAGACTGAAAGCTCAAAAGGTCGACATCGACAAAACTGTGCAAGGCCAGTCCAGTAacagaaatattcgaaaaagatCGTACGCACTGTTCCTACCATCCGTTATGTGAAATTCAATACTCATAGCAATTCACTGAAGCACTtgcttttttgtaatattttataagaatgcTTAAATTGGTAAATTActtgaactttttttttgtacattaCAGTATTAAATGATGTAACTGCGGCTTTACTCAACGTCACAGCACTTTCTtcggtatttaaaaaaagcCCAGTTATAGCTGTAGCATCATTACGTCCTACTTTAGAATGTGCTGCTTTATCCTCTATTATGAGATTGGATAATAGTAGTATGGATAAGTTATTTGACCTAATGACAATGATGGTGAAATATCAATTGAGTGTGGTCACTGGTCCAAGAGAAGTCATTCTTCTTACATTAAATCATATAGATGCAATGCGTGACATGGTTAGTAATCCAACTGGACAAGAATGTGTTGCATTGGTACATCAGATGGTTGTTGATGTAAGCAAACTTTATTCCAATTCATCTATatgcaataaatatatcaGAACTTAATATTTAactgaaattttaatattcatattatagttttataGTGACTTAACTTTTGATGAAGTTTGGAAAACAAGATACGATTGTCTCCAAGAATTAGAACCATATCGTGTAAGGGTTTCTATTCTTTTAAGACTTGGTTTACAGAATGAAGATACTAGTTTTAATTTAACACTGAATAAGTATGATGAAAAGTATGAGGAACATAGACATATATTAGCCaatcagaaaataaaagatgtaaATCTCAATCAGAATTGTAAAGGTTCCTTTCAACTTTTCGGTGATCGCGAAACATTATTGGGAAgaaatatgtaagtataacaatattttagtTTTATGCAAGACTACAAACTATACAAAACGTATATTATTTGTAGATACTCTTCTACATATGGAAtgacagaaaaattaaaaccAAAGCAACATGATTCGAATTTTCTGAAAGATTGTGGCACTAAAGCAGAACTTGGAATGTTAGCTACTCAATTAGGAACAGAAGAGACTTATGAGAGACCTTTtactttgaatttattttccaatgaagaagaaacttcaaataataaaaataagtgtaatgttgataaaaataactttgaaAGCAGAGAATTAGAAGTTgagaaaacaaagataaatgaaGACTATAAAAATAAGCTTGATAATGTTTATGCAGATTTTCGTGAAAATGAACAGGAGAAAGTGGCACGCAGTATGGATCTACTTGATCTGCTTGATGAAATCGAATAACGTACTAATTCATCAAAATATtatctgaaaaaataattgcttcatatttcttttcaatgcacttaacagataaatatatatgcaatataattTGCACCTCATTcagtgatataatatttttaactccatacaatatacattcatatcaatgatatattcgtaccattgaaaatatattaaatgcataaataattctttataaatcattataactAATTTTAAGTCTTAGTCATATCCAAAATGTATTTTACTCCAGTTTTACCACTAATATTGAGTGC
This window of the Vespula vulgaris chromosome 1, iyVesVulg1.1, whole genome shotgun sequence genome carries:
- the LOC127071737 gene encoding protein OSCP1 isoform X1; amino-acid sequence: MSMHATPILYLNMGGEMLYVLRQRLKAQKVDIDKTVQVLNDVTAALLNVTALSSVFKKSPVIAVASLRPTLECAALSSIMRLDNSSMDKLFDLMTMMVKYQLSVVTGPREVILLTLNHIDAMRDMVSNPTGQECVALVHQMVVDFYSDLTFDEVWKTRYDCLQELEPYRVRVSILLRLGLQNEDTSFNLTLNKYDEKYEEHRHILANQKIKDVNLNQNCKGSFQLFGDRETLLGRNIYSSTYGMTEKLKPKQHDSNFLKDCGTKAELGMLATQLGTEETYERPFTLNLFSNEEETSNNKNKCNVDKNNFESRELEVEKTKINEDYKNKLDNVYADFRENEQEKVARSMDLLDLLDEIE
- the LOC127071744 gene encoding transmembrane protein 164, with translation MFEWAYDGVNSSIPRNVGPECAHYLSTKRKIIETAFVSIFIISFWVWGFKKITLPKRLPYINQDRLGKKVLLIIMSMVLGVEIGFKFTSRTIIYLLNPCHITTAMQIYLLAADPSPMVTSIFRIHLNLMNGPVLAFLFPETESRRIFPDKAVYYIQHGLMLVIPYYLLRIGGVYNVEPLSDLNWSILSYGFNLAYHFWILQLIALPVQVNLSHMLCSAVLDPFEGQNYRMGAFVHQGLLCPFLSKLLCYLYDYLLTKCPLTKVKPSLEIALPRRKYEDENNKQVSNKLENGHTHLE
- the LOC127071737 gene encoding protein OSCP1 isoform X2, giving the protein MKSLSRLKAQKVDIDKTVQVLNDVTAALLNVTALSSVFKKSPVIAVASLRPTLECAALSSIMRLDNSSMDKLFDLMTMMVKYQLSVVTGPREVILLTLNHIDAMRDMVSNPTGQECVALVHQMVVDFYSDLTFDEVWKTRYDCLQELEPYRVRVSILLRLGLQNEDTSFNLTLNKYDEKYEEHRHILANQKIKDVNLNQNCKGSFQLFGDRETLLGRNIYSSTYGMTEKLKPKQHDSNFLKDCGTKAELGMLATQLGTEETYERPFTLNLFSNEEETSNNKNKCNVDKNNFESRELEVEKTKINEDYKNKLDNVYADFRENEQEKVARSMDLLDLLDEIE